One window of Epinephelus fuscoguttatus linkage group LG9, E.fuscoguttatus.final_Chr_v1 genomic DNA carries:
- the atoh1b gene encoding protein atonal homolog 1b: MTAKAELSSWPEYPEDFSLLQQRNLAHINSKTWISSNSIHAFSRRDAHGAADSGLALEKLVPMSKLPVCQTAAGAAEADCDRAAEGGKPSHFGPQKHRRVAANARERRRMHGLNKAFDELRSVIPSLENERKLSKYDTLQMAQIYITELSELLAGVVHPECRSPSPAAADKTSRRSLIHSLRPADTVQCPNPLTGEQRDPSASVGHLIIFGPTSDLGSNQSVTSSNSSDGESSHLSDMEESPSGRQ; encoded by the coding sequence ATGACTGCAAAAGCAGAGCTTTCAAGCtggccggagtacccagaggaCTTCAGCCTGCTGCAGCAGCGCAACCTTGCCCACATCAACTCCAAGACTTGGATTTCATCTAATTCAATCCATGCGTTCTCCAGGAGGGACGCGCACGGAGCTGCAGACTCTGGCCTCGCGCTGGAGAAACTTGTGCCAATGAGTAAACTTCCTGTGTGCCAGACTGCTGCAGGCGCCGCAGAGGCAGACTGTGACAGGGCAGCAGAGGGGGGAAAGCCGAGCCACTTTGGCCCGCAGAAACACAGGCGCGTCGCAGCCAACgccagagagaggagaaggatgCACGGCCTCAATAAGGCGTTTGACGAGCTGAGGAGCGTCATCCCCTCCCTGGAAAACGAGAGAAAGTTGTCCAAGTACGACACCCTCCAAATGGCGCAGATTTACATCACTGAGCTGTCGGAGCTGCTGGCTGGTGTAGTTCACCCGGAGTGCAGGAGTCCCAGTCCAGCCGCTGCGGACAAGACCTCCAGGCGGAGTCTGATCCACTCTCTGCGGCCAGCGGACACTGTGCAGTGCCCGAACCCGCTGACCGGAGAACAGCGGGACCCCTCCGCCTCCGTCGGCCACCTCATAATATTCGGACCTACATCTGACTTGGGGTCAAATCAATCAGTGACTTCTTCCAACAGCAGTGATGGGGAATCTTCGCACCTCAGTGACATGGAGGAGAGTCCGAGTGGAAGACAGTAA